The nucleotide sequence GAGTGTGCTACAGGTGTCGTGTTTTCCTCGTTTCTTCATGTTATTTCCAGAACATCTTACTTTGTGATTTTCAGACGGCCGGCTTCTGACATTGGAGGGGCTTTCGACCACCTGTTGGCTATGTATTTGGGAACCTACGCGCACAGAAAAATAAACGGCAGTATAATACGGCGTCACTCGTACCCAACTCATAAGACAACGGCTGTTGAGTACACAGGCTCTTACCTTAACAAGCCACACACCCCTGGCTGCATTCGTAGTGTCGAGATCTTTCTCACTTTCACCCATTTTGGCCATGATTATAAAACACTCGTTCTAATCAGCAGTCCGCAACAGCTCCCTGTCTTGCTCGTCAAGtgtggaaaaacaaaaacaagtcCACCGtgatgttgttgctgctgccgtTGACTGTTTTTGCCTGTCAACAGCTTGGCGCTCTCGCCCGAAGTACACTATCTTATTTATCTATCATTATGATAAGTTGTAGTTAATATGGATGTGTAGAAATGAAACATATTGTGCATGGTAATATGCTTTGAAATCGTTGCGTTGTTTCCGCTGTGTCGCCCATTCTGTCCGTCTGCTTCCATCTTTGCTCAAGTGTGGGGCTGCGATCGCGTAACAAAGCGAAAACGCGCGCTTTAGCGATCTTGATTTGCGTTTTCTGCTAACTAAAACAAACTTTTTCGAGTGTTACCGTAATTTACAGTTTATTCTTTTTATAAGGCACTGTTGTGCAGCTAGACAGTCTTTTGACTCACGCCTTGAAGACTTCAACACTTAATTACTTTCAGCGCAAAGCTATGCACGCCTTCCTCAAGTCTGCGAATCCCAATCTCACTTTTCCGAAGGAAAAGCAGAAAGACTCtacaaagaaacaaacggcGAAAAAAGAGTCAATCATCCCATGGGTTGAAAAATAGTAAGTTGCCAACTCAAACTTCACTTTTAAACGAGAATCTTACTCgaattattcttttttttcataGCCGGCCCAAAACTGTCGATGATGTTGCACATCAAGACGAAGTTGTATCCGTGCTCAAGAAATCACTCCAGGGCGCTGATGTAAGGAAATTTTTCGCTACATACAACAGCCGCACATCACACATAACGGCATGTTTGTTACTATATAGGTAACACCAGCAGAACAACTTGTTTGTGTCAGGATATGAACTGTCTAGTACCGAAATCTTTGACACCGTTGTAGAATTGCATGCATTTGGCACGTGCGGGCATGTCAAAAACTTTGTATTTTCATTAAAATCAGGTTGTATAATTCATATTTGATGGCAAAATTGTATCTTTCATTTAAGCTTCGTGTATAGCTTGAATTGCAACAAACTTTCAGTTACCAAACCTGCTGTTTTACGGCCCCCCTGGCACCGGAAAAACGTCAACTATCTTGGCTCTGGCCCGTGAGCTGTTCGGGTGAGTCCATCCGTGCATTCAAGGAATTTCACGTGGTGGTATATTGGAAAGGTAGCACGAATCATTTTTGCTCCACGCAGTGACATGTACAAGTCCAGAATACTGGAGCTCAACGCCTCGGACGAGAGAGGCATTCAGGTGGTACGGGAAAAGATCAAGAATTTTTCGCAGTTGACAGCCAGTGGCATCAGGCCCGAGTCAGTCCACTTTTCCGATTGACGAAGTTTTTCAAGTGACGGTAGTCAGCAGAGTCGTATAAATACAATTGTGATTTTCGTAGTGGAACCCCTTGCCCGCCTTACAAGATTGTCATCCTGGATGAAGCAGATTCCATGACGTCCAGCGCCCAGGTAAGAAACTCGTAGAAAACAGGTGTAACTAACACTTGGGAAAAAATATTGTGCGCTTTAGAAACAGTGCTTCTTATATTGCAGGCAGCGCTACGACGAACGATGGAAAAGCAGACCAAAACCACACGCTTTTGCTTGATATGCAACTATGTGAGCAGGTATGTTTGTggtacatttatttatttattcacataccccaaagCCCCTCACAGGGCATAAGCACCCTAACATAAGCATAAGGATGCATATGCACAGGCAACAGGGTATATGGATCCTCACACTTTGTTACAAACATTGCAGTTTGTAACCCGCAAGAAGTTCGGTGGGATAAAACCTGTTGAAATGTGTACGTGTGTACTACAGATCTTGTCATTTGTGCAGCATTAAAAATAATATTTTAAACATAATTAAATAAAAAACAATTTCATTTATTGCActaaattaattaataaaaaGTATCTTCGACatgcttgcttttttttttcttcaatatgctACAACAAAGGCCAAATAAGGGGACAGCCCTTCAAATATACAGCCGTCATTCGGGGCGTTTCTCTGTACTGGTTTCATACACAGATTTCTGCAGGATTTTAATCTCTGGGAAGTGTGGAAATTTCCCTAGGCGGTGCAATGACACCTGCACCTGCTTTAAACGTCCTTTTACCTGTTTTGAGGGCATTGCAAAATCTTTAAGTgaggggtgctgggaaaatccccgGTTTTACATAATTTCTGTCTTTCTGCATCCGACAAGTAATAATTGCGTTTTTAATAAGTTTTTATACGGTCTTACACAAAAAACAATGGTTACTAAATATGTTTTagaagatatatatatataaattctGAAACCAAAATTTGTGAACGAGAACAAGTGGTGTTATTCATGCTGCACAATATGTTCTGGGTACCAATTCTCCTCAAAACATAAAAACGTTCAAAAACATTTTAGGATAATCGAGCCACTGACCTCACGTTGCTCCAAGTTCCGCTTCAAGCCGCTTCCCAAGGAAGTCCTGCTGAAGCGACTTCGGTCGATCTGCGAAGCGGAAAGCGTTGACTGCGAGGACGATGTCTTGGGTTTCCTGATGGATGCTTGCGAAGGCGACATGAGGAGAGCAGTGAATTTGCTGCAGAGTGTCTCCACGCTCAAAATGGGAGAACCAGTCACGTCCAACGACGTTTCGGAAGTTGCCAATGTAAGTTTTATTCAACTTGCAGTAGGTGTTTGATGTTACGACCCTTTGAGGTGGCACGCTGGACACCACCTGATTCCATACAGCTGTTGTATCCAGAGCTtaaagttttagggtttaacccgaattgaaggtcgcctctttagggtgaaacccgatttttaccccgcAAATTGCCCTCGCCGAGACGTCTGTGGGAATTCAcgctaacttgtttggcagcaaatgcagttatgtcactgtttgtaccaaaccactacagttagttcgagtaactgagcccgatttctccccgaattggaaatttttcacccgaatttgcatgaatttagagcacatgtttatttttttaccagATTTTTACCTCCAAatttagaagaagaaaaaataccaGAAAACTTCAGTCTCTATGTATAACATGCCACGCCCGTTTCTCTTTCCGGTGAAATGCTAGGTTGTGGGAAAAAGATCTTTTGGTTTTGCTTCATTAACGATGCGCATGTTTCGACGTACATTTCCTTTTGCAGGTCATTCCAAAGTCCTGGGTAGACCGAGTGCTTCAGGTCTGCTCTTCAAGCTCGTATGAAAAGCTGCAGGCTGTGATTGAGGTATGGTTTCCGTTTCAGTTTTTAAAGGGATTgcaaaatttccagaacacCCCGTAAGATTTTTGCCGAAAATGATACTATTGAGCAACTTTTTCGTGAAAAAAGTGTGCTCAGAAACATCTATTctgtcaaagaaaaacaagaaaaaaaattgtctcatagttagggcctgactttttagggttaaacccgtatccgcccgatatttaccccccgaacgaaatctgtaaaatttgggtttaacccgaatctacccgaaaacatccgggtcgcgtggcacactcataagcgtgcattaaaataaagtttgataacattgctaaacattagttccatgttaagacaaatttttattaaacaaaaaaaaaatcacccgaatacacccgaattcctggcgacagaatatgccgtaacgggatttaacgcgaatacacccgaattttcaaatgaaaaatatcacccgatatttaccccccgaatttggccaaaaataaaacccgaaaaagtcaggccctactcatAGTCCCTTAAGGATTGTTTCATTGTTATGTCGAATTACATGAAGTATATGTTATAATTTGACAGGACTTCGTGCTAGAAGGTTTTGCTGCATCGCAGCTCTTCAATCAGATGCATGACATCATCGTAATGAGTGAGGACTATACAGACAAGCAAAAATCTGTGATTTGTGAAAAACTAGCAGTAAGTACATGTGAACGTTGCCCATCAGTTTACGGGTTTTTGagcatttattttttttcaggtgTGCGATCACAGACTGTTGGACGGAGCAGACGAATTCCTTCAGATTATGGATTTATGTAACACAATTATGGTGCAGCTGTGCAAAGCCGATGTTTCTGAATGAATTTCCGTTTCCTTGTATCGCTTTATTTATTGAGCAGTTCACAACGTTTCACAAAATATACAGCACGCAATAATACAAGTCGAAATTGCGAAAGCAAAATGACCATCTCGTGGCAGTGGTGGCTGGTCTTACTTCGCAAAGTAGAAGGACAGTAACGGGACATAACTtacaaaaaaagtaaagaaaagtgTTTTTGCCGTAGTTTGGACCCTATCGGTTTACATACATCACAGCGGTACATTTTATTCTGCATTTAGCACAGAATGGTTTAAATCTCTGTTGGGCACCTATGCGTGCTGCATTTTATAACGCTGAAACAAAATTGAAAGTTGGGCTTGTTGGTTGAAAGATAGTGTACGACAAGCAAGGACACAATGGCTGAAACAAAATTTGTATTTCTGCCATATTTGCATGTTTTGACCACGACCATcccataatcggcaaccccctATAAGGAGCTCGTCGTGGGTTTGACAGACATCGCCGCTCTCATTACACTACAGAGACCATGACCAGCCTTTTGGACCAGTAAAGCCAGTCCTGACTGAAATAACTGAAGTCTTATTATAAATAATAAAAAGATGAAGGTTTATGAAGTATACTACCTGAGTAAAGGCACTTCTGAAAGCGTTTCGTCCATTTAAAATCGTCAAGAACGGCACCAAGTTGTAAAACCATTTTTACCTCGTAAAGTACTCTCAAAAGTATCCACTCTtcgaaacacacaaaaacataGCAAAAGGAAAATTCTCGGTACAAAAGGCAAGTGACATTATCCAATACACATTACAAGTTGAATATTACAAACGCAGATCAGTTTGAGCACAGCCTCACATTTTTCTGCTCTCTCGTACCTGCGATGCTCATCAGGTCACCATTCAAACGAACGTAATTTTCGTTCTGGCTTGATTAATCTGCCAAACATTCAGTTCCTCATATTCCTCTATGGCTTCCTCCACCTGACCTGGTCGGAATCCGCGAGAGGTGCAGCGTTCGACGGCTTCGCTCATTTTCACGGTCTTCCCGCCAGACTCCGCAGCCATATCTCGGATCAGAGCGAAGATCTTGTCCGTCACGGTTTGGATCCTGTTACGACAGGGGTACGTTAGGCACTTGCCCTTCACTACGCTAGAGGTCTGTCTGCACGATGTACAGTAAAACCCGtggatagcgatatcgcgtataacgatatccctcgtaaaacgatggtttatgattttaccgtcaaaatatatattgtttctatggggaaacgacccgcgtacagcgatggagggccgcggttccgagtactcgtataacgacGTGGGACGCTGTCTCGTGCGCGTAACAGCGCGTTCaccgcgataagatacagtacaATCTCGATTATacaaatctcacggggtagcggaaagaattcgtatcatccgaaattcgcatcaaaagaattaaacccgcgagtcgcgcgacagtgttctaaagcaagcttctcctaaagcacgcaggcgctaggtgaagccgagTTGCGGAATGGTGACTTGTAGGGTTGCCAGAAGATGTCCGATGTGTTCCCTGATTCTCTCCACAAGTTCTGGttgctgttttcccaagccagtgcgcTATCACACAGCCTCGCGTTTTTTCTTCGCatccgtttctttttctttttttgctacacgcgaggtggcgcgcgactttttcggggatgcgctatttaggtcagccctcgtttaacgatgtaccccgtataacgatagaattcgcgattaccatcagtatcgttatacgcgggttttactgtatgtctgcagcagaaaaaaataaaaatgtgttcTTACCGCCCGGAAGGTTCGTTGTGGTGCACTAGAGAGTCTCGGGACATCTCCATCAAGCGCATGGCTTCGTTTACATCATCCTTGTCTACGACGTCTGCTAGCCTGAGCCTTGCCTGGAACATTATATTAACAAGTATTGCCGCTGTGTTTCGGAGCCCTTGTGTCTGGCATCAACCCACAGTGTGTCACTTAATGTTCAGTggctgtttttttctttttttatgcctCACTAAACCGGTATAATTGTTTCATGAACAGCATGCTGTACTCCATGCGGTCTTCGTGCAAACTGGTGCTTTGACTTCGCCTctttctgaatttttttttttaatgtgctaTTTTAGTTCATTCGCAGACAGCGCCTGTGAGCAATACAAACAATGCCTTGAAGGGgcaaaaatgcaaaatggtcCTCTAAAGTTTGATTTTGATGATTAAAGATGATTTTGACCCCTAAACGTGTGATAAGAACACTGTTCCAGATCACCTTACAACATGCCCGGTATGAGCAGAAAGGGCGCTTCGAAGCAAAAGCAGATGATCCCAATCAATCACATTTAAGATGCACCAATTTGGAGAAAAGCAGTGAGGCACAGACAACGTGGAAAATCGTAGAAACGAAGTGGCTTTGTGATTTGCAAAACCTTGTGTGTTTATTACTGCGTAACACTGGCttgcacaacaaaaacaaacgaaaacaagaaAAGGACGTTTCGACGCCTATGCAGGCATCCTCATCATCTTTAAAAAATGTGAAGGAACTGTTCATGAGAAGGGGAAACCTTTTAAAGCCTTGTAGCAGTCCGGTAGGGGCCCCTTGTGATGATTACAGGCATTGTTGTCTCTATGAATGTGCCATGACTCGAGGACTTTGTTGTGCTAGCCAGTGTTGCGCAGTAATAAACATCATGacccctggcttttggtctattTTCAAAACCTTGCATGCAATACACAACATCAACAttgtaggaaaaaaaaatcaggtcTGAAGGAGCAGCGTCTGTAAGCCCCGAGCTTtcaatgtattttttttttaaatgtttgaATGAATGTTAACTACGTACAACTATCTACgatttttttctccttatttTACAAAACTATGCTCATAGTTAGCACGGTCATCCCTGTACGATGTACGCAAGTTACCAGTAACGTAACGGTTAACATAAAGGTAAGTAACGTAACATACCAGTGCCGTTGAGAGACGCAGAATGGCAAGCAGAGTACGGGGGGACATGAACGTGCTGTCTTTGCTGTTGCGCGCTTCCTTGCGCATGTCCACGTAGGCCCCCACGATGTACTCCGTCAGAGACTCCGCTATGGCTGGAGTCTTGCGCTTGCACAGCGCAATATAGCGGCGCATCAGACGCATGTCCAGTGGTTTCAGTGTCTGCGGCGGCTCGGCGCAGTTCTTGTGCACAAATGTGATGTGGTTGGCCAGgctgttaaaaaaaaatggaatcGTCAGCGGGGCCAGTTTGAATATTCCTAAGTGCACTACCAGTTTCACGCTGCATTTCCGAACAGATTTTGGGTCAGGCGCATGAAAACTTATGGGTCAGAGATGGGATGCAGTTTAACGGCCTGCCGACAGGGTGAAGCCAAAGGTTTTGCGAAACATCTAATATGAGTCCAGCCTCACACATGCCTCTTTGGAGATATTGATTTTTACTTTTGATCGAGAAAACTAACTTTTGCAATCTAAAGAGTTAGAGTGAAATCTCTAGCACGTAGGAAAGTGAGACGTATCAAATAAACATTCAACTGCAATTGctaattaaaaaaacaaaaaacaaaaaaaggataGCTATGACCAGAAACCTCACTTTTGGTAATTGATATATCAAATAACTAAGTGTAGTCGCACCCAAATCTACACAAGACAATACAAGTATTGTCAATATGCTTGAACTTCCTTATACAGTATCATGTGAACTCTGATTTTGTAGGGTACTGTGTCTGACAACATAAGGGCACTGCAAGGGTTCTTAGAACTGTATTAAATAGTCCTAATTTGCATGTAATATGTAGGCAGATCTAGAATCGCACAGCAATGCTCACAGCAAATAATTTGAAGCAACCCCCTCCCCCATTTAACAAAACGTTtggcacaaaaaaataaaaataaaaagactgTACAGTATTAAACTTCCGAAGCATGACACACACGAGAGCTGGCAACCCTAAGTGAACACCActctgttgcacacatgattgCATTAGCATTACTGAATTGACTTACTTATCATTGCAGACTACCACTCGTGCAGCTGACACAGCCCATGCAACATTCAAACTGACCTCTCCCCTTTTCTCCAAATAAACATATATCTAGTGGGATTGCAAAACGCGAAATAACGTTTTGAACA is from Ornithodoros turicata isolate Travis chromosome 8, ASM3712646v1, whole genome shotgun sequence and encodes:
- the LOC135366671 gene encoding replication factor C subunit 4-like — encoded protein: MHAFLKSANPNLTFPKEKQKDSTKKQTAKKESIIPWVEKYRPKTVDDVAHQDEVVSVLKKSLQGADLPNLLFYGPPGTGKTSTILALARELFGDMYKSRILELNASDERGIQVVREKIKNFSQLTASGIRPDGTPCPPYKIVILDEADSMTSSAQAALRRTMEKQTKTTRFCLICNYVSRIIEPLTSRCSKFRFKPLPKEVLLKRLRSICEAESVDCEDDVLGFLMDACEGDMRRAVNLLQSVSTLKMGEPVTSNDVSEVANVIPKSWVDRVLQVCSSSSYEKLQAVIEDFVLEGFAASQLFNQMHDIIVMSEDYTDKQKSVICEKLAVCDHRLLDGADEFLQIMDLCNTIMVQLCKADVSE